The Theobroma cacao cultivar B97-61/B2 chromosome 1, Criollo_cocoa_genome_V2, whole genome shotgun sequence genome contains the following window.
tttatgaaactaaatttttgtaaaatattattataaaaaatctaGTATTTCTTATTCTTTAATACGTTATTGaacatattgtttttattatttaatcatcttatttaaaatatttttcatcatcatcactttGTCACCCTTGTATcataaaaaagtcaaaatattcatatattcaaaatataattttcaatatcAAAAATATTGTAcgtaaaataataaaataactaaaaacatatatataaataaaaattatcatagcatataataaaagcattatacataaataattaattatcttataaatatttgttttaaataataaaaactaatagaaaaaatgtaattaattacGTTGTGGTTGTAGTCGCTGCTGCGGTTATGAGGAATTGACTCCACCCAAGTTCAATGGTAAACTTGGAGGCTAGAATGGGAACTCAGTTGTTGTTGCTCAGAAAGTCATTGATTCTACTTGTCCGTTGAAACCCAAGAATTCCTCCGAAGACTGTTGGCTTGGTGGCAAATTTTCTCCTTCATTAAATATTGTTTTCTGTCTCATCGTACTTGGCAATGTCAATGATCCTTGCCTTTGCAAATTCCCCCCAGAAACACTTCCTTCTCCTCCGAAAACTGAAGCTGTCGTCTTCGCTTCAGTCTCTTCAGCAGttagatatattttaatatttcattGACCAAGTCTAAGTTTGAGCCCGTCCATTTAAATTGggtttattataaaaattttaatattctaatacttttttttgcttaatattttaatacttttaaacatatttataattaaattttaattaataatatatttatcattattattaatagTTTTCTAGAGTTAGATCCAGCCCCAAACCTAAAATTATGTCCAGCTCAACTCGAGTTAGCTCAGGTCAGGTACCTCCTTCTCACTGTTAAGACAAGATCTTATTGGCATGAAAAAACAGTTGTTGTAACTGGTTGAGCTATCCGCCTAGGCCCATGGCTCGACCCATTTTGGATTGGGTTTGGGTGTGAAGTTATAAGTTTGAACTGTACCCAGCTCGAATTAATTACATTACtatatgattaatttttacttaattttaattttaaaacataaaatattacacaaaaaattaatatttttattattttaataattaaaatgtcaGATAGAGATGAGTTCAAGCTtagcttttaaaaaaaatctcaataaAATGAATCCATGAACAGTTGTAGTTGTGAGTCAAAAAGTAATTATGGGTAGACGAAAGTGGTGACAGATAAATGGTTGTCATTcgttaatttttaatttttatattaaaatatctaattttatcttttttaatcaaataaagtaatctattttataataatagtaagacatttgtatacaaaattttaagttcatCACTGAAAATAATTGATTTGATAATGTAATTCAAAAACcaatgttttttaaaattatttagcatcgatttgtaattgaaaagtttctcTTAACCCAAAATAAGTCTTCGTCTTGCTCTCAATCGGGTTTAGGCTTAGTTTAGtactataaaaaaatatagtttAAGATTTTTGAGTGTTTGACATTGATAGAAAAAACATTGTCAAGACTTAAAATATCTAACAATAACATAATATTAGAAATTAAGAAATGAACCATTTTATAGTACTTTATATGATGTATTAAAATCTAAATCATTGTgaagtttaatttttaaaactgacgcaaaaattcttttaaaataattttattcgtaaagaaattataaaaattataactctATAACCTAAAAATGTACTgcataaattaaaaactttcaaattttaaatcaaaacactTTATTTCCTCTTTCATAAATAacaatagtaataataataataataataataagggtaaaatataTCTGCTTTAAAGTTTTAATAGAAATTTCAAGtaaatctattaatttttaaaatagatatttttaaaaataataataatactaataataacaataaagcATGAGCTGGAGCAAGAGGGAAAGAAAATTGGGCCTGtcgagcaaaagaaaagaaaagggcgAAACACATACAAAGGAGCCCACAGCAGGCCAGCTCATATTTCAAACGTCGCACAAAAAAGAGAGGGACGGTAGTAGGGTTTTCCAGTAGAAAccagaaagaagaaaacaaagaggTTTTGCAGTGTAGTTTGTTTTCGACGCTTTtaacaccaaaaaaaaaaaaaattaagaaatcatGCACGCCCCAGTTCTCGTTCTAAGTAAGTtattttttgttccttttcttttaacGATCTTCAATCTCAAATGGGATTGGTATCAGTTttcttttatgaaaaatggaacTCGTTTAGATTCAAAATGTCCCTAAGAAATGATTGTAATACGCAGAGGATTCGTTGAAACGGGAGTCTGGAACCAAGGTTCACCATGCTAATATTCAAGCCTCCAAGGTAATTTCATTCATTCCTTTTTTTATACtctttctactttgttttaaTTCCGAATCAAATGGCCAAATAAgctgtttaattttttttaaaaaaagaagaacccAGAGTTTGTTTCTGAGCTCTGACTGTTCTGTACTATGTATCTACTTACAGGCTGTTGCTGACATCATCCGAACAACATTGGGTCCTCGATCCATGTTGAAGATGCTCCTTGATGCTGCTGGAGGTAAACCTTTCTTACCTATTAACTATGTTGCATTCTTTTCTCTGTTATGTTTGCTACAAGTTTATCCCATTTTCATTTCCAATGCTGCTGCTTTTGGATTTCCcacaaacattttttttaccCTTTCAATGCGCTCTTCTTGAACAAGCAACTAACGTCATTATATGATTTTGGTTAATACCAGGTATTGTTGTTACTAATGATGGAAATGCCATTCTGCGTGAGTTAGATGTTGCTCATCCAGCAGCAAAGGCACGATATTCCACCATGCTTGTTTATTTCATTTGCTTCAGACTATAaatgcttttccttttttctctttatctttcttatttcgattctttcttattctgttctgttttaatttgttatggCAGTCAATGATTGAATTGAGCCGCACGCAAGATGAAGAAGTTGGAGATGGAACAACATCTGTCATTGTTCTTGGTATATCTTTACGCAGCAGAATGATCATTTATATGCTATGGTGGATATTCTTTGCATACACTAGTTTAGATAGCTATGTTATAACATGCTTTTGAGAGCTGGCAAATTTTAAAAtgctaaattgatttttaatgaGGTTAGCTTCAAAGTGGGAATTTAACCTTTCATATGTGGATGTAATATTGTTGAGGTTGCTTAGGGATCACGTGGTTATCActtatttttcccttttgtgATGATACACTTTACATGATATTCCATTGCTTCTAGTGCTTATATTTGGTGTATTTTGGGTATAGCTGGTGAAATGCTTCATGTTGCAGAAGCCTTTATCGACAAAAGTTATCATCCTACAGTGATTTGTCGAGGTAATGTAACATAGAAGTGCTGCTATATTGTTAACCTCTGCTTTTGAATAATAACTTAGCATTTGATAAAGTGCCATTTCATTTGCAGCATACAATAAGGCTTTAGAGGATGCTATTGCTGTGCTTGACAAGATTGCAATGCCGATTGATGTGAAAGATCGTATGTTTCTCCTgcaatatttttcataaaaacttttGAATCTTTGACCGCTTAGTGTGGTTGGCATTTGTATTCTTTGATATCTTTGGCATGCTTGTCTTGTAACATGTGGATTTGATTGGCAGGTTCGACAATGTTGGGACTTGTGAAGAGCTGTATAGGGACAAAGTTCACTAGCCAATTTGGGGATCTGATTGCTGTGAGTGTCTTCCTTTCTACGGGACTTGTttcttattttgattatagAATCTTGCACATAGACCCCCGTATTCTCATATGAAatatcttaattgattatctTTTTACAACTGACCTATGGTTAGAACAGTCATCTGACCATTAGgtatttgattatttaccAGGTTTGCTTATATTCGAATATGACTAGATAAAATCCTGGAAGCCAAATAATTGATATAAGATGTTGCATGAGAAACAAAAGcaattgaaatatatatgtttgttGAAGAAGGGATCATGAAACTTTGAAATTAGAAATATAGCAACTGCTTTCGTGAAGTGGTTTTAGGTAATCgataataatattagaaaaaattcATGACACCATTTTTATTCTAGCTGAATGATATGATGCACATGTTTAGGTTTTGATTGAACTGGCCAAAAGAACTTCTTGAAGTTTCTTTAGgtgaattcttttttattattatttttatctttttttatttttgcccTTGCATGCCTTGTCATTTATACAGATAATTTGACACTTCCATTGCCTCTTTGACAGAAAATAGGTTTACCCCTTCACTTACATTTACCTTGTATGTACTTGTCctttcttccatttttccCCTGTTccctttttgttttggttcATATGCCtgactatttttttttttttgaaaagtaggTTCATATACCTACTATTAGATTGCAGATAATTTGATAATATGCATTAGTTATTGAAACTGTCTGATTATGGGGCTAATTTAGCAATGTGCCATATTCCTGAAATCATATCTCTATTAAGACAGAGGGGTGTAGGGTAGTTTGTTCAATGATTTTTTGTCACATCACATCtgtataaatgaaaattaatgttGCTCCTCAACTCACTTTGTCTTTTCTTCAGTTTCGCTGCTGTGTAGCTCAGAAATGGTCTCTTTAGTAGTCATGTATTTATTGTGTATTGAACTTTTTCGTTCCTTTCATAATCACTAGAAGTTCTAAAATTTGCCTCTTATTTATGTAGTTAATTTATATGCCTGCTCAATTATTTAACTTCCAGGATTTGGCAATTGATGCAACAACAACAGTTGGAGTTGACATTGGCCAAGGGCTGCGGGAAGTTGATATAAAAAAGTACATTAAAGTAGAGAAAGTACCTGGTGGCCAGTTGGAAGATTCTAAGGTCCTTAAGGGAGTGATGATCAATAAAGATGTAGTCGCACctggaaaaatgaaaagaaagatagTCAACCCACGCATTATTCTGCTTGATTGTCCCCTTGAGTATAAGAAAGGGGAGAACCAAACAAATGCTGAGTTGGTTAGAGAAGAAGATTGGGAAGTCCTGTTGAAAATGGAAGAAGAATACATAGAAAATCTTTGCATGCAGATTCTGAAATTCAAACCCGACTTGGTTATTACAGAAAAAGGACTTAGTGATTTGGCATGCCATTATCTTAGTAAGGCTGGTGTCAGTGCAATTAGGAGGTTGAGAAAGACAGACAACAATAGAATTGCAAAGGCATGTGGAGCTGTCATTGTGAATCGTCCTGATGAACTGCAGGAATCTGATGTGGGTACAGGAGCTGGCCTTTTTGAGGTTAAAAAAATTGGGGATGAGTTCTTTGCATTCATTGTTGATTGCAAAGATCCAAAAGCTTGTACAGTTCTCCTAAGGGGTGCTAGCAAGGATCTTCTGAATGAGGTGGAAAGAAATTTGCAGGTAAGTAATTTGATGTGCTACTTCCATCTCATAATGGAATTGTGTTCTGaaatttgtttcctttttcttttctttttctttttttggatcAAAGTTCTGAAGCTTGTTTCAATTACAGGATGCCATGTCTGTTGCAAGAAACATAATCAAGAATCCAAAACTTGTACCTGGTGGTGGTGCTACAGAATTAACTGTTTCTGCCACTTTGAAGCAGAAGAGTTCATCTGTTGAAGGCATAGAAAAGGTGCTTGATGCTTTCATGATGCTTTCATGCATCACTTGATCAGCCTAGAGCTATATGATTCTGATTGCTaacttttcttgattttgaatatataCTTACCAACCTTTTTAGAGATTTAGTTTTGTGTAATTTCTTGAGTTTTTATTTGTGTGTTTATATTCACTGGTTGTGTAACAGTGGCCTTATGAAGCTGCTGCTATTGCTTTTGAAGCCATACCACGTACTTTGGCACAGAATTGTGGGGTTAATGTGATTCGAACCATGACTGCTCTGCAAGGAAAGGTAGGAATGTTTTTTCAAGTGCACTTATATGCTTTTGAAGAAATACTTACCCAtttgtttctgttttttcaaattatgaTTATAGCATGCAAATGGTGAAAATGCGTGGACTGGCATAGATGGGAATACTGGTGCCATTGCTGACATGAAAGAGCGAAAGGTATGATGacattttactttttctttaagtACAGTATACTGTTGGTTCTCAAACTTTCACCAGAATTTCACTTCTCTACCTGAAGTTTTCATCCTAAACTCTGATTAAGTGTACTAATTATGTCCTACCTTTCAAGATGTTAGTAAGTTGGATGAGATTGTCCACTTCAGAGCCATGTAAGACAGCTACAAGCCATTTCAGAGGACAAAATGgtgttttttaaattaaaaatggaatTGTTAAGAAAACCAGTCATTTTGGTCTAtcattctaaatttttatctatttttcccaaaaattCCAAGTCCCTGCAAAATCCTCCCTTCTTGCCAAGACCTTCTGGCACGTGACAAGAACCAGTTAAATCATAAGGGATTAAGGCTGAAATATGAGTTGGGAGAGTGTGATAGTGTTGGAATTCAGGTGAGCTTTAGGGCGAGGATTGAGTCAAGATCTGTTCAATGTCCACAAGGGTTAACTGAGGAGTGCAATTTACCTTTTTGATGATGCAAAGAATTTTTAGGTGAAAAATGTTCCCAACCTTTTCTTGATTCTTTTAAGGAAATCTCAGGACAATGATTGTAAAAATAGATTATTGTTCTTTTTTGCCACTTTCCAGTTTTACCATTGTGAAAAGccaagaaaaatataatagaTTGTGTGCTCAAGTGGGAGGTGTTAGATCAGGTGGGAATAACAGTGCTGTAGCTATCATGAACAATTGAATTCTTACATGTGTGGATTTTAGGGCAAGATTTCTTTTGGTAAGTTTTGCATTGTTTATGGGTTGGCATATGAGTATGGGATTGCATagggagaaaggaaatgagaaaaatggtTACGCTTCTTCAAACTTTGAGAAAGCAAATGCATGGTGGTACATTCTGGTTTGGGATTCAAGAGAATTTTTTGTATCTGCAACTGCTATTGCTATGGTTTTGTATGTAAAGGAAGGTTGGTTTCTTGTGAGGCAAAAGAGAGGGTTTTAGAAAGgggttttctctttttaatatttaaaaatagagagaaggagagagaatgaaaaataatgagagcaaaaaaaaaacattgttTTAGATTTCAATGACATCTGCAAGTCATCCTATTCCGCACTGATCTGCAGTTCGACCCGCATTATCCAACCTTTGATGGCAAGACATAAATATTACACTTTTAATAAGGTTCTAGATGAAAATTGCAATGATTAAAAGTTTAGGTGTGAAATTGAAACTCTGGTCAACGTTTGAGGATCATAAATGTAATccattctcttttctttttgattagTTAGAGGAAAAAGATAGGGAATTTTATCTTTCCAATTTTTAGTACAAATTCATTCTGATGTCCCAGTGGCATGTGGCTGAAAGATGATGGAAGCATCCCATTTAATTTGGATATCTGATTCATCCTCATGTTACATTCTGTTTGCTTACGTGGATACATAGTTcagttataaaaaaaatgtaaatgcTTCAATATGTAACCATGATTTCAGCATAATGATTAATTGAAGTGTTCCGGTGCCTTAGTAACGTAAAGTTGAATATGTGTTTCAGATTTGGGATGCATACAATGTGAAGGCTCAAACTTTTAAGACAGCCATAGAAGCTGCTTGCATGCTCCTAAGAATTGACGACATTGTAAGTGGGATAAAGAAGAAGCAGGCTCCTGGAGCCAGCCAAGCTCAAAAACCGAAGATTGAGACAGAAGGAGATGCAGATGGTGAGCAAATTCTTCCTGATTGAAGGTAGCAGACAACCGGTTTGACTGACTTTATATTGAAGTTTTTGATAGAAATGATGGCTTGTTTTGTTGGGCTGTTAGGGGATTTTCTTGATGTTTCATTTGCTTATATTCTTGAGAACTTTTAGTCTGTATTTGCTGTTGTTTTGAAGCTGTAGATTGTTGTTGGAGTAAATGGAAACTGTTATCAGGTTGTGTTTCTGAGTacttcaaaaaacaaaaagaatatcTTTCTGGAGaatctttctcttctttttttgctgTCAAATATGTAGCAAAGTTCACCTTGGAATCATTATTTAATACATAGCAGGGTAAAGTATggaaatttaattgaatgtagtacttttataattttaatattagtaatattatctggaactttcaaattttattgattatatATGGATAAGGGAAATGTTATACAGACATTGGTTAAGGTGATATTAaaggtaaaatatttataaataatgtgTTGCCTTTTTctgaatttgaagaaaatagtgtattaaatatcaattaagtataaatcacttaaaaaaaaaacccaaacttTTGAAGGCTTGGAGACTTAAATACCactttaattcttttcttttctcatagGTGTGACCATAATTTCAAAGGCAATTTTTGTTCAAATCTTCAAAAATGTGAGACATATATTTGTCCCtagtaaaacaaaaaatgaaccTGCCTTACGCCTCTGGTCTGTATTAGAACAAAGGAAAGCCTAAAATTCTATTGCAGCAATTACAGCTCAGTTTTTGCACACgacaaaatttcctttttaattcGAAGTCCATACTGGACTCATCTTACACAGATTAAATGATACAAATAGTTTGAAGAATTTTCAAGTTATGAACCTTGAAGCACAAAACATTGAAAAGACCGCTACCAATCTACACCTGCCGCGCACAAGGTCATCCTAAAAGATAACATTAGTGTTTTCACTATTGGTTGCCCAATTTAATAGCAAATAACTAGTTATTCTGCTTCAAAACTTCTGCTTCAGCCATTGCCATCGGATCATCCTTCATCTCTGTATCATCCTCCTTCTCCCCTTCTCGTTCCTCAGCCATTTTCTTTCTATGCAACTCCTCTGCAGCACGCATAGCAGCCTGGTTCTCTGCCTGAATACGCTgcatttcttcttcttgttgcTGCCGCTCAAACCATGTGTCAGCATCAGCCCAAACTGCATAGTGTACAAAATGGCGGATTAGTCTCACAAGCGAAAGAtccaataaaattataaaactaattgGATTTAGTATCTGAAGCAAACATTGTTTTCAGTGGCATctaatgggaaaaaaaaatgaaaaagatttaaCATATTACATCAAAGAAACAAATGTCTTGTGTCTACTAGCCAACACATTCATGCAGAACCCAGGAGAGAGATtcagttttctcaccatataatatatatttgagGAAAATATACTCTAGTTCAAGACACCTAAAGGTATGAAACCAActaggataaaaataatggaaattatAGAACTCGTctcctaaaaaaaatttttctagTTGTCGATCAGGAAGGTTATTCTAAGTCTTAAAACTATAATATTAGCAACTAACTTAAACTTACATCTTTTTGGAACCCTGAATAGAATCAAATAGACCCATGAAAAACCATAGACAATACTGATGATTTTAAGAGAATGTGCTTCAGATATCTCTTCTCTCTTGCAATCTCTTTTAAGCCAACCCAACCTTACCCCTTTTGGCATTCAAGGTAATGCCCAAAGTTTCTAATTTCTGCATATTGACAGATCAAAAGGAATCCACATTGCAACTCAAACTCACAAATTCTTCAGTTGAATCCAAATTTGGCAATTATTCGCTTCCTCAGCAACTCAACAAAACATAACTGTAACTGTTATTGTGTACATTATGTCATCCTAACTTATTACTGTCTTAGGTTCAAATAACATAAGTCAAAAGTAGCTTCTTCTAGAGAACCTGAACATATCTATCTCTAACTCCTTTACAGAAGCCAAAATGATCCTgcccaaaaattttaaatatcacCAATCCAGAGCTTCAAGCTGAAGATAAATCCCCAGTACAAATGACTTTTAAATCACAGAGAACTAAatcaagataaaagaaagaaaagctaAGGGATTAAAAGACATACTAGGTTGAGCAGCCCAGCCCTGTTCACCACCCTTGATGCGCTCAGGGAGGGCATAGTTGACAGTGAGGACGCGACCATAGAGCTCAGCCCCATCCATGTTGTCCATGGCAGCAGAAGCATCCTCTTTTTCCAAGAAGGTAACAAAGCCGAAGGAGCGGTGCTTCTGGGTGGCTTGATCTAATGGAGTCTTCACATCCTTTATATCTCCAAATGGAATGAAAGCTGCATGGAGAATTGCTTCATTCACTTCCTCTGCTAGTCCTCCAACGTACAATGTGTTCTTCTGCACTGCTTGTTGTGccatttattttctctctttcttttttcttgttttaatgcTTTTCTATGCTTTCTTCTTCCCcaattccttttttcttctgtttTATCAGAACAAATTGAACATTTAGAATGCACATAGTTatgaaataatgataatactGGATCTTTACATGGCATTATCAGGGTAGCAGTCAAATCGTATTTCATGGCCTTTACATGCACATAGTTACGAAATAATGATAAGACCGAATCTTTACATGGCATTATCAGGATGGCAGTAAAATTGTACTCCATGCCCTTGACAAAAGACTATTTTAGGACCATTGCTTTCCCACCATAATTGTATTAGTCCGACAATGGTCTAACTTTAAAAACTTTTACAGcaaataaaatactatttaCGACTCAAGTCTGTCTCAAGCAAGTTCAAAACCTTATCGCAAATATCaaactatttctttttaaaggaaaaaaagaattttattcatGGGAAGATAAATGCATAATATCATCCATCAAGACATGAAATGGTTATCACCAACTCCTAACTCCTAACCTtaacaataaagaaaatatgtaATCGACACCAGTTCTGTAAGAACCGAGATTAGAAGTGATTCAAACCCATTCGACATACATATCACAAGCAGATAATAATATTCGAACTAGATTTTTAAGctctatataataattatactTGAAAAAGTAGTAATTCTGAACTTTTTAGTACTACTATCAATCTGCAAATTGTGAGTACTAACAAAGAAACAGTTAAGATTACATGTGATTCCAACTTATCTTGGACATTGTGCAGACACTTGGCATGGCCGTATTCTCTCATAATAAACTACTTCTTAGTACCACTATAaaatgagaataaaaaaaaaaaaaaaaaaagatcccACTATTTTGATCGTCTCTTCCCTTGCAACCTTCTTAAGTTCTTCCACCGTTAACTCAGCAAACAGAGGCGAAGGAATGAAACTAAGAAACTTGCAGTATTAACATGCATAAAGCAATagaaataacttttaaatagaagaaaaaggaaaacgcTATTTATAATACCAGAATTACAGATGGCCAGAGATGCAGTTTTAAGTTAGAAACTGTTGACTTGAATCACAAGCGATTTGATGTAAGTCAGGCATGTGATTGCCCATTATTAGTTGAAAGTAATGAATGTAGTACAAGCAGGCCATAACACTTTCTAGGAAGTTATCACTAAACTAAAAGTTGAGGATTATCATTGTATAGTTCtaataaaacaaagaaaatcccaaatttcaaaataGGATCATGTTTTACACAAAGCTGAGCATGTATAGAATAGCATTAGTTCTAAGGGTGGGTTTAAATGAGCTTATGCAGATGAGCCGAAAGCAACTACAAGGGCATAACTACAATCAACAACAAGATTGGCCAACTTAGAAGCGCCGGCAGCGGGCATCTCAGAAAACCCCAATATTTGAAGGTCTCCTGGCATTGCCATCGTCCATGAAGAAAGGGAAAACCTCCTACTGCTACTACTACTATTCAATTCCAATGTTAATCTTTAAAGCAGTGAAGAACATATTCTTTtctgaagaaggaaaaaagcaAATACAAATATCACAGAAAAACTTGAAAACGATAGAGGGTCAGAGAGCGAGAAAATTGAAAGGGAAAAGTACCTGAGCTCTTCAATTGAGGGAGCTCTAAGAGGTTGAGCAGTTTTGATGTTGAGAAAAATAACTGATAAATTAACGATGCCGCCTTCTTCCTCCCTCTTTCCCAGGTGACCAGCGGCAAAGATAAAAAGGGCTGTTCCGTCCTTTTATATCCGCCTCAGTCCACTCTCCTtctccaaataaaaaaaggaatcataatatttttaaattttcaaaattatttacaaaatttaaataaaatatttattttaaaaattttatactttcaTTATTAATTGACTAACTATCATTACATAAAATATCATGATATTGACATTCATCTTCAGCATGTCATGTTAATATCGtgtgatataaaataataaacagtattttaaataacaaaagttAATCGAttcttaattataatatattaatttattcaaaattaaaataaaaatatttaattaaataaaataaaaaattattaaactttttaaaatcgttgatgaaatttttaaaatattataccacaaaaatcaaaacaaacaaaaaaattatttttttattaaaattcttttcatttataataatagatagtttcttataaaaaattggaaaaaaataaagattgaaaaattaagtaatttttaacaatatgttttcttaattataaaaatagataTGTTAACTCACGTATAAGTCGTAATTGTTAAGTAGAGTTATATCTTTAGGTCAAGTTTTGAATTACTtgtggttttttattttaagttgaatcttttcatttatagtaaattgattttaagtgcTTAATATATTAGAGTCTAAGAGTTTGTTATGTTGTTTTTATATGTTCCCTCTTATGAATTTGTTATGCTGTTATTATTGCTAGTGCTAGGTTTATACAAAATGAGAAATATTAAGTAGTATCATTACACTTCAGTTTAGTTTTTGATtacttgtaattttatttttaagttagGTCTCTTTAGTCATAGACAATtgacaattgattttaagtttgatatcatttaaaatttaacataaccaattgattttaaattagatATCATCTAAAGTTTAACATGATATCAAAGCAAGTGTTACTCCTATTCATTAGTCTTTATGATGCATTTGTTATCCTTATAAATAAAGTTCATGTcacataataaatatttgacaTAATATATGAAAAAGACTCTAAACtactcaaaaaaattcaaataaactcttatgtttttattatgttaaatcAAACTCTTAtactttaattttgaataaatttttttttatatttttattttaaatcaaataaatttttgtacatttattttaagtcaaataagctTAAATAATGATtgacttaatcaaaatatgaCTTATTACTCTATGTCATGTGGCGTTCATATGAAATGTTAAcacattataattgatgataatgTGTCATGttgacatatcataattgatgataacataaatattaatatgacaTGATAACATAGTCGTAtgacatttttcatcatttgaaTTAGCGTTATGT
Protein-coding sequences here:
- the LOC18611992 gene encoding peptidyl-prolyl cis-trans isomerase E; the protein is MAQQAVQKNTLYVGGLAEEVNEAILHAAFIPFGDIKDVKTPLDQATQKHRSFGFVTFLEKEDASAAMDNMDGAELYGRVLTVNYALPERIKGGEQGWAAQPIWADADTWFERQQQEEEMQRIQAENQAAMRAAEELHRKKMAEEREGEKEDDTEMKDDPMAMAEAEVLKQNN
- the LOC18611991 gene encoding T-complex protein 1 subunit gamma, coding for MHAPVLVLKDSLKRESGTKVHHANIQASKAVADIIRTTLGPRSMLKMLLDAAGGIVVTNDGNAILRELDVAHPAAKSMIELSRTQDEEVGDGTTSVIVLAGEMLHVAEAFIDKSYHPTVICRAYNKALEDAIAVLDKIAMPIDVKDRSTMLGLVKSCIGTKFTSQFGDLIADLAIDATTTVGVDIGQGLREVDIKKYIKVEKVPGGQLEDSKVLKGVMINKDVVAPGKMKRKIVNPRIILLDCPLEYKKGENQTNAELVREEDWEVLLKMEEEYIENLCMQILKFKPDLVITEKGLSDLACHYLSKAGVSAIRRLRKTDNNRIAKACGAVIVNRPDELQESDVGTGAGLFEVKKIGDEFFAFIVDCKDPKACTVLLRGASKDLLNEVERNLQDAMSVARNIIKNPKLVPGGGATELTVSATLKQKSSSVEGIEKWPYEAAAIAFEAIPRTLAQNCGVNVIRTMTALQGKHANGENAWTGIDGNTGAIADMKERKIWDAYNVKAQTFKTAIEAACMLLRIDDIVSGIKKKQAPGASQAQKPKIETEGDADGEQILPD